AGGGGGCCCTGCTCTATGTGACGCTGGAGCCGTGCAATCATGTCGGTCGAACCCCCCCGTGCACGGAAAAGATTCTGGCCGCCGGGATCAGTGAGGTCGTGGTGGCCATGTTGGACCCCAATCTCAACGTTACGGGCGGCGGCGTCGATTATTTGCAGCAACGGGGCATCCCGGTCCGAACGGGAGTCTGTGAGGCCGAAGCCAGAAAACTGAATGAATATTTCATCAAATACGTTACGACCCGCCGCCCGTTTGTGACGGTCAAGTGTGCGGCGACCCTGGACGGTCGAATTGCCACCCGAACCGGCGATTCAAAATGGGTGACCGGTCCGGAGTCAAGGGCGTTTGTCCACCGGCTGCGGCATGCCGTGGATGCCATTATGGTGGGTATCCATACGGTTCAAAAGGATGATCCCACTTTAACCACCCGGATAGACGGTAAAGGGGGGAAGGACCCCATCCGGGTCATTCTGGATACCCGTCTTTCCATTTCAGAAGATGCGAAGGTATTGCGGCCCCAATCCGATTCTGCTACAATCCTTGTCAGCGCTGCGCCTGTTACGGATGCACAAAAAAAGAAAAAGGACCGGCTGGAAAAAAAAGGGGTGCGAATTGTTGCGGCACCGCTAAAGGGGGGCCGGATCGACCTGGACCCATTGATGGATCGGTTGGGGGGCGACGGCATCACCAGCCTGTTGATAGAAGGGGGCGCGGAAGTCATCGCGTCTGCCCTGGCCGACGGCATTGTGGACAAGGTTTTCTTTTTTTATGCGCCGAAAATATTGGGCGGCGATGATGGTGTGCCCATTTGCAGGGGCACTGGGCCGGAGCTGATGGAAGGGTGTATTCGGGTCCGGGATATGGATGTCCGCCGGTTCGGAAGCGATGTGCTGCTGGAAGGATATATTGCCAAATAATATGGGTTGCCTATGTTTACAGGTATTATAGAAGGGCTTGGAACCGTTGTAAAGCTGAGATCTTCCGGCGGGGGCAAGCGGCTTGCGGTTACGACCGATCTTGAGCTCAAAGAGATGAAGATCGGCGACAGCATTGCGGTAAACGGCGCCTGTTTGACGGCGGTAGTGATCAGCGCCAATCGTTTTGAGGCGGACCTGTCGCCGGAAACCCTCTCCCGGACGACCTTAAACAAAGTTAAAACCGGGGACCGGGTTAACCTTGAAAGGGCGCTGCGCATTTCAGACCGCCTGGACGGCCACCTTGTCTCCGGGCATATCGACGGGATCGGGACGCTATCCGGCCGGGAAGGCGATGATAATGCCGTTACCATCACCATTGCCGTTCCCGAGGCGCTCTCGCGCTATCTGATCCCCAAAGGGTCGGTCGCGGTGGACGGCATCAGCCTGACCGTCAATCACTGCAGCCATGACCGGTTTAGCGTCAGTATTATTCCGTATACGTCCAAGCTGACAACCCTGGGATTTAAAAAGAAGGGCGATGTCGTCAACATTGAAACGGACATGATCGGAAAGTATGTGGAGCGTTTTGTACAATTGCCAGGTGCCGGCCGTCAAAAAAAGCCGGCTGAAAAATCCGTGGTTGATATGGAATTGCTGCTAAAATCCGGATTTCTATAAACGGCCGACGTCCGTTATTTTAAATAAAGGAGAAACACAAAAAATGTCATTGCTGACGATGGAAGAAGCAATTAAGGAAGTTCGCAACGGTCGCATGGTGATTCTGGTGGATGATGAAGACCGTGAAAACGAAGGCGATCTGATGATCGCCGCCGAGCATGTAACCCCCGAAGCCATCAACTTTATGGCGAAGTTCGGCCGGGGGCTTATCTGCCTTGCCATGACCGCGGAGAAAATCGATTCGCTCGATCTTCCCCTGATGGTGGATAACAACACCTCAAAATTCGGTACCGGGTTTACGGTTTCGATTGAAGCTCGCTGCGGCGTTACAACGGGGATATCGGCGGCAGACCGCGCCACTACCATCCTGGCGGCCATTGCCGATGCCGCCAAACCGACCGACCTGGTCCGGCCCGGGCATATTTTTCCGTTGCGGGCCAAACGGGGCGGTGTTACGGTCCGCGCCGGCCAGACCGAGGGGTCCGTTGACCTGGCCCGGCTGGCAGGGTTAAAACCGGCCGGTGTAATCTGCGAGATTATGGATGAAGACGGCTCCATGGCCAGAATGCCGGCCCTTGAAAAATTCAGTGAAACCCACGGGGTCGGCATCTGTACGATCAAGGATCTGATCGAGTATCGCATGCGGACCGAATCTTTTGTCCGCAGGGCCGCTGAAACCGTCATACCCACCGCATTTGCCGGTGAGTTCAAAGCCATTGTTTTTGAAAACGACGTGGATGATCTGCTGCATATCGCCATGGTCAAGGGTGAAATCGACCCCGAAGAACCGGTCCTGGTCCGGGTTCATTCAGAATGTTTAAC
This genomic interval from Desulfobacterales bacterium contains the following:
- the ribD gene encoding bifunctional diaminohydroxyphosphoribosylaminopyrimidine deaminase/5-amino-6-(5-phosphoribosylamino)uracil reductase RibD, with product MNDETVMKKALDLAGKGVGFTSPNPMVGAVLVKDGKVVGTGYHQAAGKAHAEVNAIDAAGPLAKGALLYVTLEPCNHVGRTPPCTEKILAAGISEVVVAMLDPNLNVTGGGVDYLQQRGIPVRTGVCEAEARKLNEYFIKYVTTRRPFVTVKCAATLDGRIATRTGDSKWVTGPESRAFVHRLRHAVDAIMVGIHTVQKDDPTLTTRIDGKGGKDPIRVILDTRLSISEDAKVLRPQSDSATILVSAAPVTDAQKKKKDRLEKKGVRIVAAPLKGGRIDLDPLMDRLGGDGITSLLIEGGAEVIASALADGIVDKVFFFYAPKILGGDDGVPICRGTGPELMEGCIRVRDMDVRRFGSDVLLEGYIAK
- a CDS encoding riboflavin synthase — its product is MFTGIIEGLGTVVKLRSSGGGKRLAVTTDLELKEMKIGDSIAVNGACLTAVVISANRFEADLSPETLSRTTLNKVKTGDRVNLERALRISDRLDGHLVSGHIDGIGTLSGREGDDNAVTITIAVPEALSRYLIPKGSVAVDGISLTVNHCSHDRFSVSIIPYTSKLTTLGFKKKGDVVNIETDMIGKYVERFVQLPGAGRQKKPAEKSVVDMELLLKSGFL
- a CDS encoding bifunctional 3,4-dihydroxy-2-butanone-4-phosphate synthase/GTP cyclohydrolase II, giving the protein MSLLTMEEAIKEVRNGRMVILVDDEDRENEGDLMIAAEHVTPEAINFMAKFGRGLICLAMTAEKIDSLDLPLMVDNNTSKFGTGFTVSIEARCGVTTGISAADRATTILAAIADAAKPTDLVRPGHIFPLRAKRGGVTVRAGQTEGSVDLARLAGLKPAGVICEIMDEDGSMARMPALEKFSETHGVGICTIKDLIEYRMRTESFVRRAAETVIPTAFAGEFKAIVFENDVDDLLHIAMVKGEIDPEEPVLVRVHSECLTGDIFGSLRCDCGDQLHKAMEMINAEGCGVLLYIRQEGRGIGLVNKLKAYALQDQGLDTVQANTELGFKPDQRNYGIGAQIIANLGVKKMRLMTNNPKKMVGLEGYGLRIVEQVPIEIKPNEFNRCYLECKKFKMGHLLNIDAAP